CAGATCCGGAACTGTCCCCAGAACTGACATGGATAACTCCGTATCTTCCCACATCAAGGTTCGCACCAGCCGGGGGACTGAACCCGTGTCGATGGAATTGATGATGATTTTCAACGCCGCCTTGAAGCGCGGTGTTTTTAACAACTCCTCCAATACCCTGTTCAAAGCTTCGATCAAGCCTGATTGTAATTTTTTTTCATCAGCATCTTTCATCCAGATTACCAACCTTTGTCTTCAAAGTGTTTTACTGTTGAAAAACAGCCGCGCCGTTTCCATCTGGCAGAGCTGTTTCCCCCCCATCCATAGCTGGACAATCTTCAGGTCCCTCCAGTGCTTTTCGATATCCCAGTTACGATCACTTCCATACGATTCCATCAGATTCATGGCCTTGCCTACACTCTCCATGGCACGATCACAGGCAAAATATTTGTAGGCACGCCCCTTGGCTACTACTTCATCATCCCAGCGTGCCCCGTACAGATCGGGACGATCAAGCATGCGGGCATATTGATATCCAATGATCCTGATAATTTCTATATCCCTGGCTATGTCCGCCAGAACACCGGCGATAGCATCATGCTCTTTCAGGGGCAGCCCTTTGAAATAATGCGAATTGGAGAATTCATACAGTCTTTCGTAAACATTCATCATGGCACCACTGACAAATGAAATGCTGCCCATGTTTCCGAAAGAGATAACTTCTTTAAAATAAAGGTAATCATCTCCCGGCCCACAAGCCCGGTAATAAGCCGGAACACGGACATCCTCGAACCAGATGTCCCCGTTCATATCGGCGGCCATACCTGCCTTCTGGTAAGGCCCCCCCTGGGTAACCCCCGGGGTGTCAGCCGGCACGAAGATAAAAGCAAAATCCTTCAGGTCGGTTGATCCGGTATTGGTACTGCAGACCACCCCGAACAGATTTGCTATACCCCCGCTGTTGGTTGGCCATAACTTGTGCCCGTTGATAACCCATTCATCACCTTCCAGCACGGCTGAAGTCTCGATGGTGCTGCCCTTGATTATGTCCATGTTTTCTATATCAGCGCCCCCTTGCGGTTCAGTCATGGCATTGGCAGCAAAAACAGCTTTGTCGGTTTCACAGAACAGAGGTGCAAATTCCTCGCAAAGCCGACGGTTTACATGGGGTTCATTGCAGATCATGGTCAACGGCCAGTACACTACACCAAGGGCCACCGCCATGGCAGAATCTGCACGGGCCACCTCTTCAAACAAGCGGTAAGAGGCAGTTGCAGTATACTGGGAATGTCCCAAACCCCATCCCCCCAGATCTTCCGGGAACAATACCCGTTGTACACCCAGCACACCCATCAGCCGATCAAATGCGGGTCCTATTATTTTATGCTCCTCCCAATCCTCATCGAATTTACGCCGATAGGGGATCACTTCATTTTCCGCCCAATCCCTGACAACCTTCCCCAGCAGCTCATCAAGGGGGGAAAGGTACTCGAGCGGCCTGGTAAAAATGTCAGTGAGATTCATCTTTGATCTCTCCCTCTTATAAAGTTTTGCAGTTGTAAAAGTAGCGGGCCAGATCCATCTTCAGTAATTCCCAGTTGCCAAGATACACCTGCATGGTCTTTACATCCCGCCAGTAACGTTCAAGGTTCCACTCGGTAGCATATCCTGCAGAGCCCATCAATTCCATGATGTTGTTGATGGATTTCTCTGCAGAGCTGCTGACATGGGCA
Above is a genomic segment from Bacillota bacterium containing:
- a CDS encoding acyl-CoA/acyl-ACP dehydrogenase; translation: MNLTDIFTRPLEYLSPLDELLGKVVRDWAENEVIPYRRKFDEDWEEHKIIGPAFDRLMGVLGVQRVLFPEDLGGWGLGHSQYTATASYRLFEEVARADSAMAVALGVVYWPLTMICNEPHVNRRLCEEFAPLFCETDKAVFAANAMTEPQGGADIENMDIIKGSTIETSAVLEGDEWVINGHKLWPTNSGGIANLFGVVCSTNTGSTDLKDFAFIFVPADTPGVTQGGPYQKAGMAADMNGDIWFEDVRVPAYYRACGPGDDYLYFKEVISFGNMGSISFVSGAMMNVYERLYEFSNSHYFKGLPLKEHDAIAGVLADIARDIEIIRIIGYQYARMLDRPDLYGARWDDEVVAKGRAYKYFACDRAMESVGKAMNLMESYGSDRNWDIEKHWRDLKIVQLWMGGKQLCQMETARLFFNSKTL